In Onychostoma macrolepis isolate SWU-2019 chromosome 04, ASM1243209v1, whole genome shotgun sequence, one DNA window encodes the following:
- the LOC131539402 gene encoding uncharacterized protein LOC131539402 isoform X2 has product MTRPKFRPCPSCQTPNQASRKSCYVCFGSLSTKQKINDKVVSLDSQWGQSVKKSRNVGRIIDSARIAVRKLEAVGYKPILFIGKQNKKASNKWVADIITHLHPTPVTRNFLENMHRAYEFILTKATSTAQQLDSDIPTAEQHNSPRQEQCSGSILEPESLTEDLPENLTEDLPESLTAEQSKNLTKESETSSPLPCSKSLQQRKKRTKTSICSPAPSATSVSPPSLIPTDLSLPQSCPPPAASSISQSLSQEGPSVKKKRKGCRKCSRQKIFLFDKITGERINEGKAELKVHWLPCTVCSKTWDDTWEPASELHHFLPVSPNPSHLSP; this is encoded by the exons ATGACGAGGCCCAAATTCCGGCCCTGCCCATCTTGCCAGACTCCTAATCAGGCAAGCAGGAAAAGTTGTTATGTCTGCTTTGGAAGTCTGTccactaaacaaaaaataaatgacaaagtagTGTCACTGGATAGCCAGTGGGGGCAATCTGTcaagaaaagcagaaatgttgGGCGCATAATTGATTCTGCCCGTATTGCA GTGCGGAAACTTGAGGCAGTGGGTTACAagcccattttatttattggaaaacaaaataaaaaggctTCAAATAAGTGGGTTGCAGACATAATTACCCATCTGCACCCCACTCCTGTCACAAGAAATTTTTTGGAGAATATGCATAGGGCTTATGAATTTATCTTGACTAAGG CAACCTCCACAGCACAGCAGCTGGACAGTGACATCCCCACAGCAGAGCAGCACAACAGCCCCCGTCAGGAGCAGTGCAGTGGTTCCATTCTGGAGCCGGAGAGCCTCACCGAGGACCTGCCAGAGAACCTCACCGAGGACCTGCCGGAGAGCCTCACCGCGGAGCAGTCGAAGAATCTCACAAAGGAGTCCGAGACT TCTTCTCCACTGCCATGCTCTAAGTCTTTGCAACAGAGGAAGAAAAGGACAAAAACCTCAATCTGTTCACCAGCACCTTCTGCCACCTCTGTCTCTCCTCCATCTCTTATCCCCACAGATCTCTCCCTTCCACAGTCTTGTCCTCCACCTGCTGCCTCTTCCATCTCCCAGTCCTTGAGTCAGGAGGGGCCAAGtgtgaagaagaaaagaaagg GTTGCCGAAAATGTAGTAGACAGAAGATCTTCCTGTTTGATAAAATAACTGGGGAAAGAATAAATGAg ggaaAAGCAGAATTGAAAGTCCACTGGTTGCCTTGCACTGTGTG TAGCAAAACTTGGGATGACACATGGGAGCCTGCCAGCGAGTTGCATCATTTTTTGCCAGTGTCTCCAAATCCCAGCCATCTTTCACCATGA
- the LOC131539402 gene encoding uncharacterized protein LOC131539402 isoform X1 codes for MTRPKFRPCPSCQTPNQASRKSCYVCFGSLSTKQKINDKVVSLDSQWGQSVKKSRNVGRIIDSARIAVRKLEAVGYKPILFIGKQNKKASNKWVADIITHLHPTPVTRNFLENMHRAYEFILTKATSTAQQLDSDIPTAEQHNSPRQEQCSGSILEPESLTEDLPENLTEDLPESLTAEQSKNLTKESETVFILNLVSLSSPHSPTSLSPPSSTTFTAVLPPQSSPLPCSKSLQQRKKRTKTSICSPAPSATSVSPPSLIPTDLSLPQSCPPPAASSISQSLSQEGPSVKKKRKGCRKCSRQKIFLFDKITGERINEGKAELKVHWLPCTVCSKTWDDTWEPASELHHFLPVSPNPSHLSP; via the exons ATGACGAGGCCCAAATTCCGGCCCTGCCCATCTTGCCAGACTCCTAATCAGGCAAGCAGGAAAAGTTGTTATGTCTGCTTTGGAAGTCTGTccactaaacaaaaaataaatgacaaagtagTGTCACTGGATAGCCAGTGGGGGCAATCTGTcaagaaaagcagaaatgttgGGCGCATAATTGATTCTGCCCGTATTGCA GTGCGGAAACTTGAGGCAGTGGGTTACAagcccattttatttattggaaaacaaaataaaaaggctTCAAATAAGTGGGTTGCAGACATAATTACCCATCTGCACCCCACTCCTGTCACAAGAAATTTTTTGGAGAATATGCATAGGGCTTATGAATTTATCTTGACTAAGG CAACCTCCACAGCACAGCAGCTGGACAGTGACATCCCCACAGCAGAGCAGCACAACAGCCCCCGTCAGGAGCAGTGCAGTGGTTCCATTCTGGAGCCGGAGAGCCTCACCGAGGACCTGCCAGAGAACCTCACCGAGGACCTGCCGGAGAGCCTCACCGCGGAGCAGTCGAAGAATCTCACAAAGGAGTCCGAGACTGTATTTATACTCAACCTTGTTTCTCTGTCTTCCCCACACTCTCCaacttctctctctcctccatcTTCTACTACTTTTACAGCTGTTCTTCCTCCACAGTCTTCTCCACTGCCATGCTCTAAGTCTTTGCAACAGAGGAAGAAAAGGACAAAAACCTCAATCTGTTCACCAGCACCTTCTGCCACCTCTGTCTCTCCTCCATCTCTTATCCCCACAGATCTCTCCCTTCCACAGTCTTGTCCTCCACCTGCTGCCTCTTCCATCTCCCAGTCCTTGAGTCAGGAGGGGCCAAGtgtgaagaagaaaagaaagg GTTGCCGAAAATGTAGTAGACAGAAGATCTTCCTGTTTGATAAAATAACTGGGGAAAGAATAAATGAg ggaaAAGCAGAATTGAAAGTCCACTGGTTGCCTTGCACTGTGTG TAGCAAAACTTGGGATGACACATGGGAGCCTGCCAGCGAGTTGCATCATTTTTTGCCAGTGTCTCCAAATCCCAGCCATCTTTCACCATGA